A single genomic interval of Candidatus Macondimonas diazotrophica harbors:
- a CDS encoding CsbD family protein, whose amino-acid sequence MNEDQIKGKWKQLSGRIKAQWGKLTDDDLAQLEGDRDYLLGKIQERYGITRERAEEQLRAFENQLH is encoded by the coding sequence ATGAACGAAGATCAGATCAAAGGGAAGTGGAAGCAATTGAGCGGACGGATCAAGGCGCAGTGGGGAAAACTCACGGATGATGATCTCGCTCAGTTGGAGGGTGATCGAGACTATCTTCTGGGGAAGATCCAGGAGCGCTACGGCATTACCCGGGAGCGCGCCGAAGAACAGCTTCGCGCCTTTGAGAATCAACTCCACTAA